Genomic window (Zingiber officinale cultivar Zhangliang chromosome 2B, Zo_v1.1, whole genome shotgun sequence):
ccacacatttaattttatcttttaccaagtcgtcatctttatctattagaaaaataaataattaaatagaaaatcttatctataactcttatcttttattGGATAAGTTAAAACTTATTTGGGTTGGAGTTGATATTTAACAAAACTCTCAAATATAATGAGATTTGAATCTATCCCATCTCTTACCACCGCACCATAATCCGGGTAACTGTTCTTCTGATCTATATTGAACAATCCTTTGTATCTATCTATACATGGATGGATTCTAAGAATATGATagaaaaagatttatttttttattttcaaacttaatgatTACAAAGATCATCTGTCTTGATGAGATTAACTGAATTCACATGATGCAAAAATTACTATTTATTATGACACACAACTATATCCTGCCTACTGTGTTGGTGTATCTATTTTGTTATAAAATCAGCAACTTTGTGCTGAAGAACTGGAATAGTACCTACAAGTCCGGCTGGTTAATGCCGGCCGCATTGTGACGACGGCTGAATCATTAGCTCCAGCCCTTAGAGCCGCCCATCCGGCTTCTAGGAACCTTGCGACTGCATCGCCGGTGTACTGGTTTGCCTGGGCCATGGTCATGCCTTTGCCGATGTCTGGGTAAGTGTTGAGGGCATGGTCTCCGTTGAGCTGAGATGCGAGTTGGATTAGCTCAAGCTGGAATTTCGAGAGGACTTTGTCTTCGATCCGTCCCGATGGTCGCAAGGGCTTCACCTTAGGGAGTGTTTCTGAATTTGAGAGATAAACATTAGCTGCAAAGTGAGACGAGTTCAGGTGTAATACATCTTTAGTCTACGATAGTCAGGTAAACCCAGCTTCATAAGTGGATGACCTACTTCAACAATACTGAACTCAAAACTGAAcataaaattggaaaaaaaaaaaaagaagcatgACAAATAAAATGAATACCTGGACAGTCCGTTCGGGGTGTCTTCCTCAGGTAGAAATAGCTCTCGAATGACCCAGCCCAAGCATCTCTCTTTGTAAGATAATTTGATTTCAGATTGAATAATTTCTTTACCGTGGCTGGAACAGAAGAATGCTCAAACTGTGAATCTTGCTTTGGTCCTTTAGGTTCATGGATTGCTGCAAGGGAACATGAATCACATTCAACATTTCAGATTGAGAAAATTGTGAGCTTTGGAAGAAGATGAGTAGGATGTACAAGTTTCTGAAAAAAAAACACTGCTAATAAAATGCTTCACACAAGCTCAAACAATGTTGCATTCTGTTCCAACAAATATCAATTCGATAAAGGGAACAAAGAACTCATCTTGAACTGATACTATTACAGATTCTCCACTTTTCAATGCACTTTGCATAACAAGCCTAACCAAAATTCCATTGCTTAGGGGATGAGAACTAATAAGCAGCTTGAGGAGCGATGTTGGCTTGCTGAACATTGAAAAGATCCTCAACCTTTTTATCGGCCATAACATCTGCTTGATTAAGCTCTGTAACTAGCCAAATTTTGTGGGTAGACTATAGATTTTGTATACCAGAAGAATCAAAATCACTGAACCTTCAAGAATATTTGTTATTTCATACAATATGTTGTACTTGCCGGCAAAATAATGTAGTCTAGTAGGGCCACATAAATGTCACTATGCTTATAAGACCTTGATTAAGTCCCACATTGGATTCAGTCACCGTTTTGATGTATCAACTAATAAGAACTAGATAATTGTACCACCATTAACATAGACTTCACATTTTGGACATGTTTCTTTATAGGACCTACCAAGCTTGGCAAAATCATCCAACCACAAAGAGGCTGTGTTGGTTGAACAACCACAGGCCTCAACTATTAATGACTAGGAATGTTATTAAGATGAATTAGAATGGGACCTTTATATGAAGATGATAAACCCTACCCATGGTTTTGACAGAGGTAAGCAAGGACACTGGAGTTTTATTTCCTCTCATCCCTCAATGAAAATAGACTGAAGTGAAGAAATCATTATGCCACAATTCAGTTTCCATATTGGAGATTGTTGATTGGTTCTGAGATACTACATGTTCATGTCGCCTAGATACATCTACTACCTTAGCTTAAGCATTTTGGACTAGAGATATAGACCAATCAAGTGTCAATCATTCCTTGGTCCATGTTTAAACCAAACAGCAGCGGAAGCATTCATCTTATTTTATCTCCCTTCAGTTGTCAAAACTTCACATCATATAGGTTGCAGAAAATGTTTACCCAAAACCGTGCCAATTCATCTGATTGAATAGGAAGTTTATAAGTAAGACCAAATTACAGTTATAGAATATCATTTCTTCACTTTATAGCATTAGTGATCTCTAAATCACCTGAagaattacaaaaataaaataaaaaataagcataATGTTTTGACAATCTAGCAAGGAAGCAATCACGAGATAACTGATGAACTTGCCACATGCAAGGGCTTTATGCTTgatcaatatcatttaaattatgCATAACTGATGCACTAATATGAGCTACTTGTTACATAGTATTGTAACTCAAGAAAATCAAAGTTGAGTGGCACCAAAGTGGTTAATTAGAAAGAATTACAAGAAACAAAAGGTTCTTCAGACATCACTTAGTAGTCATATATTCATGTTTTGTGATTACACACTTGCCTATATAGAAAAATTGAGTTTCCTAAGCAAACATGTGAATACTAACAAGATCTAGATGGATAGCAGGTAGTATCTAGACTTTTTTAACCCCCAAGAACATGCTGGAAATATGAAAATGCTAATGCTTGAATGTGAGTATGCTTAGAGCTATCATTTTCTTCATGGGATAATTTAATGCTTTTCTTGGTGGCTAATGGGTCAAATGTGTTTGAAGTATGCTAAGTCTGTAGGTTGCAACTTGTGATCTTTTAGCAACTCGTTTAGACATCCGAAAATACATAGCATTCATCTCGCTTCCCTTGTCGCCTCTCAGAAAGTTTATTTACTCTGATTCTGATGTTTGGTGCTCAAATGCTGGGGAAAAAAAAGTCTTCCTCTAAGAGTTCATTAGACACACGAACGATGTTCACAATTGTGTTTGAGGTGAATGAGACAATGCTCAATCAGCACTACAGCAAGGATGTCTGAACGATGTTCACAATTGTGTTTGAGGCGAATGAGACAATGCTCAATCAGCACTACAGCAAGGATCCATCTCGGTAGAGCGATTTCAGGTTCTTGTTTTCTcatctatctcaagtttcaaaaCTACTTAGTTtcatcagttttttttttttatcttaaaatcaTATCCACAGATTATTCATTTTGTATTTGGAATCATGAAACGAGATATGGTCAGTATAGATATCACGATCAAGTAATAAAAAATCTTGAAGGCCACCTTACCTGTTCGTTTGTTGATCCACGGTGAGACGAGGATGGTAGGAACTCTGATTCCCAACCTGCCAAATTTAAAGTAGAACGGGTCAGGGCCAATGATGCCGTCCGGGTTAGGCACTCCCGTGGCAGGGGTAGACACATGGTCGTAGAATCCGCCATGCTTATCGTAGGTGATGAGCAGGGCCGTCTCATTCCACTGCGGGCTCGCCCGGAGAGCCTCATAGACCTCTTTCACGAGCCGTTGCCCTCTGACTACGTCATGGGAAGGGTGGTCGTCAATGGCTGGTGACATCTTGGTATCGAAATAGTGCTGCTCGATAACGACGTAGTTGGGCAGCCGGCCGAACATCGCGTGCTGCTTGAAGGCGAGCTTGAATCTGTGAAACTTGACGAGATGCTTGAGCTTTCGCAGGCTCTTGAAGAAGAACACAGATGGGATGCTCTGGTAGTAGACGCCGAAGCTGAGGCCCTCATCGTCGAGGGAATCGAAGATGGTCTTCTGAGGGAATCCCTGGACGAGGTCGCGGCGGACGTTACTGAAGGCGCCGTGCGAGGTGGCAGAGTGGACGAAGAAGCGGTTGGGCTGGGAGGAGGCCGGCACGGAGGCAAACCACCGGTCGAACACCGCGAACTCCTCGGAGAGGGCGGCGTAGACGGGGACGTCCTCGGGGGTAAACCCGCGCATGAGGGTGGAGGCCATGCCATCGTCCATGCTCTGGGCTTGCTGGGCGAATCCGACCATGGGGGCGGGCACAGAGGAAGTGTCCTCGGAGCCGAACATCTGCTCGCCGATGGCCTGGAAGGAGTGTCCAGGATGGGAGTCAACGTGGGAGGCTTCGAAGACCTCGGAGGCGTTGAGGCGATTGGACTCGCGGCCGCCCTTGGCACGGATCCAGCCGAGCATGTGATCGAACGACCGGCTCTCCATCACGAGGATCACTAGGGTTTTGATTGGTCCCTTGATCtcgtgcttcttcttcttcttcttgatcgtTCGTCCGGCGTCCAGACAATGGGCGGAGGCCAccagggagagcaagaagaaagcgGCGATGAGGCGGCGACGCCGCCCAATGCGTCGATCCTCCGGATCCATGTCGATGCCGGACAGAGGAGGAGGACGGCGATGCTCCTCCTCCTGGTCTGGCCTGAAAGGGGCGATGTTGGTGGGTACGGGGTTTTAGTTAAAGAGGTGGGAAGGTGGAGTTTGACACGGAAGCAAGGCGAGAAGGCAAAGGGCCGTTTTCATATAATTAAATACTTAAGAATAATAAGAAGTCAATAACAAACTATCTAGGGAGGTGGACCGATAGCAACTTACCTATGCGAACAGcccaaaaaatatttaaaataataataataaaattgatttaCAATCTAATTATTTTATAAggagtaaaatataattaataattagaTCTTTTGTTAATATATTATTTTCGTTACTGCATAAAAATAACTATGGATAgcatataataaatattattatatatagtgtATACTtacctaatatatatatatataatattatgttCGAACAAGAATTCATTGTACATTCCAAAATTGATTGGGTGATTTGAAGTGTTAACTACTTCGATTAATAAAAAAGATGATTTCTGCTGATGTGACCCCACACCAAATCTGGCCTACCTACCAAAATATCGGCATTGCTATTGGACTATAGACATAGCCTACTTTCTAAACGCCGAAATCAGCCACCGAATGTCGGATCCAATTATCCCTTCTTATGTGTTTAGTGATTAACGTATAAAGTGTTATCATAATGAGATTTAAGATTTGAATTATGATAAAATTAAGATAATATCTTTTTTATGTATTAGTCATTATTCTAAAAGTTAGTAGCTTCCTGTAATTTACTTTCTCCGTATTGGTCTTGAACCGGATTGGCAAGGGCACTGGgacgagcgtattcatctttttgTCACCAATTGTgtgacagttgctcccttcaaaaaataattaagaaatgcAAAATTTAATGTGGAGTAGGAGATTCTTGATTCTCTAAATACTTCGTAATTTATTTTAACagttattagaaaatttttatagaatcACATCTAATATAGATTATGATAGACCGACCTATGGAATGAAGTTAAAGTTATGATCGAGAAAAATAGAAGAGGTCTATAGCTAGATGAATATATGATTAAGAGGATAATGGACGACCAAATCAAAGATTTTCTACATGCGCTCGGTCAGGCGAAGCCCGGCCTAGCGTAAAGGGACTTAGCCTTATACAATTTTTAGTATATTAGTAGCCGAGTGAACGCCGAACGAGCGccaatgtgcttatatgcgctcggcTGGACGAAGCCCGACTGAGCGTAAAGGTGCTTAGCTTTATAGAGCTTTTTAGTATATCATCAGCCGAGTGAAGGCTGAacaagcaccaatgtgcttatatgaGCTCGACTGGACAAAGCCTGACCAAgcttaaaggcatttagccttatagagcgtttagtatattaccggccgagcgaATGCCGAGCGAGTACCAATGTGTTTATATGCGATCGGTCGAACAAAACTCCAccaagcataaaggtatttagtctCATAcagtttttagtatattaccgatcgAATGAAGGTTGAGCGAGCACTAATATGCTAATATGCGCTCAATCGGATGAAGCTCAACTGAACGTAAAGAAACTTAGTTTTATAcggcttttagtatattactggtcgagtaaggctgagcgagcaccaatgttcTTATATGCGGCCGGTCGGATAAAGCTTGACTGAACcaaaagacacttagccttatacaacttttagtatattactggtccagtgaaggccgagcgagcattgATGTGCTTATATACGCTTGGTCGGACAGAATCCGATCGAACGTAAAAGTGCTCAGCTTTATAAAGCTTATAGTACATTCTCGGCCGAAACATGCTTAACAAAGGGTATTCTCATTATATATGCAACCGACTTGAATGACCGGccgagacatgcttaacagaaggtattctcaatatatatacgaTTGGCTTAAATGACCCGccgagacatgcttaacagaagatattctcaatatatatgtgACTGACTTGAATGACCGgtcgagacatgcttaacagaaagtattctcaatatatatgtgACTGACTTGAATGACCGgtcgagacatgcttaacagaaagtattctcaatatatatgtgACTGGCTTGAATGACCGGCCGAGACATGCTTAATAGaagatattctcaatatatatacgaCCGACTTGAACGATCGGCAGAAACATATTTAACAGAAGATAACACACAAGTAGGACAACTTGACAAATTTGGCAGGAAATATTTTCTAGAAGCTTCTTTAGTTATAGTGACGTGTTCCTATACATAATTCATCAGGAATATGAGTCACAAACAATAAAAGAGGTATATCTAAGgttaaaaaagattccttaaaggattattgtatGAAGCCTAAAGTatgacttcatcttctaacaaactctaacaaacagGGGACCACCTCataactacggaggttatatgaggtagtataaaaagaggaatcctctctattggcaaggtacgcaaatTCTAGTATCCAAAACTCTGTTTCTAAGTACTTTAATTATTGTACTTATTCTTCGACTTCTTCTTCTGCCACCTTCaagagaggaactgacttgagcatcgaaggacctagccagggatccccacccagTTCTagatcactaacgctttgttggctcgtctcactgTGCGTACGATTGTTGAGGAGCTCTTCTAAATCTTTAGGAGTTCATCTTCATTAGAACTACCGTTCACCGAAGTCAGCGCACCACCTCGCAGATTTCAGatatgatcaaatttggcaccgtctgtgggaatcttcaccTGGATCTAAAGCTATGAGATGGAAGAGAGGCTATCTTGGTGTCCTTAGAGTGTAAATTAGAGACTTTAGTAGCCAATTCTAAAGCATGAGCATCCTTCAGCACTTGCAACTAAGATGATAATTGAACATTCTCTGTAGTAAACTTATCTAGTTTTGATGTCAGCTCAGTGCGAAGATTGATCTCTGATTGAACTTGAGATTCAACATTTTATGTAGAAGTTCTCCATTGGCTTAGGTTTTTAGATTTAGCCTCAAGTAGTTTGCGAGTCTCTTGTAACTGTGCAGACAACTCAGATTTCTCTTTAGAAGCTTGAGAAGAAAATGTTTCAGGGGCTTATTGCCTCAACGTATCATTCTTTCTAGCCAGGTCATATAGTTGGTGGACCACACTCATATTAGTGACCCAACGCTATAGAGTGAAAAGTTATTAGTAAAAGACATTAATGAGGAAATAACTGAGTGAAGAATATCTTACCTTAGTTTCTTCAAAAGAGAATTTATCTGCCAACTCAACGGAAGTGAGCTTCTCAAGCTGTTGGTGAGTCTCTACCCAAACTGTTGTTAAAGAACCTTCCAATAATATTGGAAGGGTAGAAGAAGGTATGGATAAGGATGATAAAGAAGTATGAAGTGAGGGtggagagaagaagagaaaaggaggatcCTGAGTCTCTTGGAAAGGTAATGGGATTTGTTCTGGAAAGGTTATAACAAACCCAGGATCCGGACTAGACCCTAAGTCGGGAGGTCCTCCTGAGGTGGGATAGACGGTGAGGCAAGAATAGGATATAAGGATGATAAGGTGAGTTAAGGAGAAGTAGTTTGAACATCTCCTTGGGCTACATCTTCAGGAATAGAAATGACACGTCTTTTGGGAAGAGGTGTCAGGGTCAGTCTACGCCTCAGACGCTTCCTTTTAGGAGTAGCTTCTTGCACTTGTTTTTGCATTTCCATAGGAGTAATTTCCGGTAATATGGGGGAATCTGAAGATGTTTCCCCCAGAATGGTTTGTGAGCTGGAGGCAATTGCCTGTTGGATGGAGGGTTCAGGCAAAGGAGCAGTAGAAGGTTGATCTCGCTCGGCATTAAATTTGACATTAAGTTCTTGTTCCTTGGCCAAGAGCGCCCCCTCTTCTAGGTGGATTTCTTTGTCGACCAAGGTTTCAAACAACACTACAACAAACAAAggatattttagttagtaaaaaagtaATGGTGAAGATATTATAACTTACCAAAGGAGCATCGCAATTTCTTTTGAACAGGGCTTAAGCCAAAAAGGTATAGAAGGTCTCTACGTATCCAATTGTGAATGTAAAAACGATGACCAAGTAATCTAGTGGAATAATGGTGAAGGTTGGTTGTCGATGAAGTTATTTTATATTAGGAAGAGGGGGAAAGAAGATCACCATGCTGTAGACCATGCGACGGGTTTAGGTAATCTTATGAAGAAGAAGCGTGACTTCCAACCCTTATTggatgaagacatttcttcaaagAACATCATCTTCGGACAAGATTGGAAAATAATACTCCAAGCTCCGATTTTTAGGGtaagagaacatgaagaaattttgaggagtatgAGGAATACTGAAGAGGCGAAATAACATGTATAGCCCACATAGATATTGGAAAGTATTTGGGACAAACTATTGTAAAGGAATACCAAATTACTGACTTATCTCTGCTAAGAATGAGGGAATAGGGAAGCGTAAACCTGCCACTAATTGATCCTTGAACAAGGTAATATAGTTATCAAGAGGGAGATGGGGATAAACATCAAGATGCGGGACCTTGATACGATACTCCTTAGGGATTTCATACTGAGAACAAATGGAAGTTCGATCGGCGGTACTAAAGGATGAATGAGTCTGAGCGTACCAAGGAACCAGTGATTCCTCAGCCAAGGCGAAAAACAAAAACACTTAAGGgatactcactaagtccttaaAGAAAGGAGGTAGTAGAAGAAGATCAGGGAAGATAAAGAAACACTGGGTATTGGAAAGAGTCAAAAAAGAGAATCGCCAAAAAGTGAGTTGAGGAAGACAAAtggtaaagaaataaaaaagatttagggttttagggtggTAAACTAGTAAGGATCGTCGTTAAATTAGAACGGTTCGTGAAAGGAGAGTCGTTGATCTGTTAAGAAGAATATGTGATAGAACATTGACAAAGAAGCATGTTAAAGGTTGCATCAAGAAATAAGAGAAAATGCTACGTGAGTTTCACCCATAaagaggcatttatgatggacaggACAAACCAAATCATAGGCTGAGATGTCATATCTTCGAGCGCCTCTAATATTCTCTTTCCgttgaaggaccaattaccaacgaaataattttgaaaaatcgcTCGACTCTCAAGGCATAGttaagagagaagagaaaagaaaacatAAACCAATGACTTAGACCAGTAGAGCAAACAAATAAAATtgagacttgtgtctagtcagtcggttatacctcctttgactagacttgaagggagactagtgatatgggttatgataggcCAGCCTGTTGAATGAAGTAGAAGTCATGGTCGAGAAAGATAGGAGAGGTCTACACCTGCGTGAATATATGATTAAGAGGATAATGAACGACCAAATAAAAAGCTTTCTGTAgacgctcggtcaggcaaagcccgaccga
Coding sequences:
- the LOC122047747 gene encoding non-specific phospholipase C1-like isoform X2, with amino-acid sequence MDPEDRRIGRRRRLIAAFFLLSLVASAHCLDAGRTIKKKKKKHEIKGPIKTLVILVMESRSFDHMLGWIRAKGGRESNRLNASEVFEASHVDSHPGHSFQAIGEQMFGSEDTSSVPAPMVGFAQQAQSMDDGMASTLMRGFTPEDVPVYAALSEEFAVFDRWFASVPASSQPNRFFVHSATSHGAFSNVRRDLVQGFPQKTIFDSLDDEGLSFGVYYQSIPSVFFFKSLRKLKHLVKFHRFKLAFKQHAMFGRLPNYVVIEQHYFDTKMSPAIDDHPSHDVVRGQRLVKEVYEALRASPQWNETALLITYDKHGGFYDHVSTPATGVPNPDGIIGPDPFYFKFGRLGIRVPTILVSPWINKRTAIHEPKGPKQDSQFEHSSVPATVKKLFNLKSNYLTKRDAWAGSFESYFYLRKTPRTDCPETLPKVKPLRPSGRIEDKVLSKFQLELIQLASQLNGDHALNTYPDIGKGMTMAQANQYTGDAVARFLEAGWAALRAGANDSAVVTMRPALTSRTCRYYSSSSAQSC
- the LOC122047747 gene encoding non-specific phospholipase C1-like isoform X1, yielding MDPEDRRIGRRRRLIAAFFLLSLVASAHCLDAGRTIKKKKKKHEIKGPIKTLVILVMESRSFDHMLGWIRAKGGRESNRLNASEVFEASHVDSHPGHSFQAIGEQMFGSEDTSSVPAPMVGFAQQAQSMDDGMASTLMRGFTPEDVPVYAALSEEFAVFDRWFASVPASSQPNRFFVHSATSHGAFSNVRRDLVQGFPQKTIFDSLDDEGLSFGVYYQSIPSVFFFKSLRKLKHLVKFHRFKLAFKQHAMFGRLPNYVVIEQHYFDTKMSPAIDDHPSHDVVRGQRLVKEVYEALRASPQWNETALLITYDKHGGFYDHVSTPATGVPNPDGIIGPDPFYFKFGRLGIRVPTILVSPWINKRTAIHEPKGPKQDSQFEHSSVPATVKKLFNLKSNYLTKRDAWAGSFESYFYLRKTPRTDCPANVYLSNSETLPKVKPLRPSGRIEDKVLSKFQLELIQLASQLNGDHALNTYPDIGKGMTMAQANQYTGDAVARFLEAGWAALRAGANDSAVVTMRPALTSRTCRYYSSSSAQSC